From the Melospiza georgiana isolate bMelGeo1 chromosome 4, bMelGeo1.pri, whole genome shotgun sequence genome, the window CTTATGGCTGCATCCCCATCCTATTTCCCAAGGGTCACAGAGATGTTAGTACCAGCGAGCTGGGGAGAAAACTGTGCCTACATCAACcattcaggaaaagaaatagaaagcagTCAGGTTGTCCTgttagaaaaaaaccaaaaacattttTGGCTACAACTCCAGGCTCTGGTCAGTCACACTCTGCACCAAGCTGGGCAGGTGTGGGAAGCCAGAGCCCCAAACCCTGGAGCTTTGCTTGAATCAATTCAATTTGATTGCTGCCATAGGAATGGGCTCAAGAATGGAGTCCTGGCCATTCTGGAACCTCCGCATTGCTCATTGTGTCCATACCCACAAAAGCTAATGGGAAGTGCCCACTTCTGCAATCTTTACTCTCTAGGAAGTGATATGACTTGTGTATTTCTccattaataaattattaaaaaagaacaaaaaaaaaaagaaaagtggcagcctgtgctggcagtTTCCCCCCTAGAATTCATCATCGGAGCTCAGCAAGAGGGTTTTCTCGTTGTCACGGGCGccggagcagctgtgggagcgCGAGATGACGTGGCTGCCGTTGCGCCAAGGGGGACCGTGCTCCAGCGTCGACTGCTGCGTGTACTGCTGGTAGGCTGGAGAGAAGTTGTGGATCGCGTCTTGGACAATGTCATGGGGATTCATGGTCTCCTTGAGGCTGCTGGAGATGCTCTTCATGGGAGCACAGCGACCTGTTTGGATAAGACAGGAAGGCACAAGTAAAGAACGCTGCTGCCTTCCCCACACCCTTAATATGAAGGGAAGGAGAACAGGGAACATGCAGTCCTAGATACCGCAAAAGGTGTGTTACAGATTTCCCtaagcagctgcagaggaaatgcCACACAAGTAGCCTTGAGTTTCACCAGTGGGGCTCCTAAACCCAGACACCGTGAGTCAAGTGAATCCACCACAGCACCAAATGGGGGACACACCATGAGAACGGGACACACCCACAGTGACAACCTCCACTATGCACTATCGGTGCTGGCCTGAGCGTGCAATGAACACAGTCAGGTAGGAGGTGCTCCTCTAAACAGTTCCAGAAGACAAAAGCTGAGCAAATTCTAAAAATATAGGAGAAATGGCATTTGCCATTCCACTCATTGCAAATTAAGACTGCTAGGTGGTATCAAAGTGCCCATGGGAAAGAGATCATACGAgtaaaaagcagcacaaagtaaggaaaagagggaaacgGGCAGTACTAGAGGCAGAACTACCCCATGTGTCCTGATGATACCATGAAGAATGCAGCAGATGGAGAATGTACCACCCCAGTGCTAAGCACAGAGGGAAGCAGTGTCTCCTAGGAGCTGCCATGTCTCATGGCTTCCAGGTTCCATTTCCAGTGTGGGCTTCTGGCTCTGCTCAGTTCTGGGGATGAGCTCCCTAGAGAATCCAAGTATGCTGATCATCTGTGGCAATTATAAAGTGAAGGGAGGCTGGGGTGAGAGCAGCTCCTTTGAGAGCCTGCACAACTCTTCAGAGAGaaattcccagagctctgacaCAAATGCTCTAAAACTCTGCGTTAATGCCCACGCTGCTGTTTTACTACTTGTAATCCAGACAACCCTAAAGCAGCTGTGTGAGGCACTGGAGTCACAGACTTGCAAGGAAAGGGGAACAAGGGGCAGGGCAGGTTGTAGGCAGGCTGGGAATCAGGACAGAACAGCATCCCAGCTAAAAACCAACAGAGACAAACACACAAAGCATGCTGTACCTACCGTACGGCCCATATGATGGAACAGCTGCATCAGGGACCAGTGGCCAAAGCAAGGGAGAGATAAAAGGAATAGGAGAGAaggacagagacagagaaagaggaaataaCAAGAACTGAACAAGGCCCACcgcagaaacattccccactgGACTGACCTGTAGTTTACCCTTACATCACCCATAGATCTCATCTCCCCCCACTGCAACCACTGTTCTTCCAAAACctctggggctggctgggatggaggggtCACCTACACAGACACTGCCCAAGGGCTGCTGTGTTCCAGCACCTCAGCACAGATCTCCTCCAGAAGGAAGGATGCCCTTTATTTGGAAAACACTGCACAGACTAGGCACAAAACCCCCTTTTCCCAGAGATAACAtccattttccccaaaataagaattttccttataccagcccagccctcacaAAGTCATTACAGGAAGATCCTCCTCCTCCGTGACAAACATATTGCCAAAGCACAGCCTCATCTTCCCAAGCCAGATTCAAAACAGAGCCTGTTGTAggccctgtccctcctgccttcAGTCTGTTACACAATCTGGAGCAATGGAGTTCCCCTTTGGGGAGACAGGAAGAAGGACAAACCCATTCTACCGAAACAATGCAACATCTTACAGCCCTCAGGTCTGCAACAAGTTGTCGTGGGTGGCATACTGGGGAACTGAAAAGGGAACAGTGCAATTCAGTCAAGGTTTCTGCCCTGGAGAGCTGTTGCACAATAAATCTGTTCAGACACCACACAGGAGGGGATGTGGTGTTTTCCAAGCTATCAGATTGGGAGTCATATCAGTGTGCTGGCTGCCTGAGGGACCAGCCTCCACCCAGTCTCACTACCAAAGAGACAAGCCATATGCACTGGCATGCTTCCTACCTTGGGCATCAATCCTCTTGTCCACATACACCTTGTATGTGAAGGCGTGGCGCAGGGCAATGGCTGCAAAGAACATCTCCACACAAATGATGAAGTCTTGATAGCCAGCAGCTACTGTGCCTTCCCCCACAGACACATCAGCAGAGTGGATTTTGGGGATGGCACCACACTTTTCCAAGATGGCCAAGAGCATCCCTAAACAAAGTAACAAGTTCATGTAAATGTGCAGAAAACATGGTCTCACAGTAACTGCAAAGAATGGAAATAGCTGTTTGTGCTGTATGTCCTAGACACAAACCCACCCACCACAGGAGCTACAAACACAGTGGGCTACAAATACACACCTCTGGTCACTTATAcaacagagaaaggaagaaaaaaatgagacaaaTACATTTAGGCAAAGAATGTTCAAACACTGATCCTCTTCTATCCTCACCTGACACATAAACTGTGGAACTAACTGCTGTAGGTCTTGATTAAGACCAAAAGGGTAAGAGGAGTCAGATATTTCTGTAAGCAATCCTGTGATCTCAGTGTTGTCCCAAAATAGGTTCTTTCACACAGTGTGCAAGAGGCCAATCCACACAAAGAGGCAAGGTATTTGGcttatttacttatttagtTCTGCACAGAAAGGGGTGCTGGCTGGCAAATCCACAAAGCCAGCATGATGACTACCAAAGCTTTTTGCTATTTATACATTTTACTAAACAAAGCCACTCATGTTCCTTGGCTAAAAATTACCTAATTCTCTTTTTAATTAGTATTCTGTTTTCTATTGGTTAATGGGCCTCTCCCTGCTCATGCTAATTAGTCTGCATGCTCAGTGTGTCTCTCCTTTCGAGCTGGTGGCTTCCTGGGTCAGTGGCCATGATCTCCCCCTGCCAGAATTACCTTTTTCTCTGTTGGAGCTGATTCAGCACAGTTGCTGAGCTGTCTTTATTAGTTTCTTCCTTACCTTGGGGGTTCTGCCAAATGTCTTCGTGGCTTGTAAATTCTGCATTCTTCATGTCCACTATCAGTGGTACATCCCTCTTCCCAAGCTTTGTTAACCTCCTCTGAGGTCACTGAAAAACGTTGATCCCTAAACCTTAACAAGGCAGTTCTACTGTCAAATAATTCGTCTTTCTAACAGCTGGACATCACTTGGAGCTTGTTTGTTAGCTCCTGTTCCACAGATTAAACCTCTTTTCTTGTTGATTAGACTTGAAAGCATACAAAGATCAAACACCAAAGAACATAGTTTCTTAAGAAAATTTTGATGTATTCCACATTTTTCAACATCAGCACTTGCACTAGCTAGAACAAAAACTGAAGTAACAGAACTTTTCATTTAAGCATATTAGTGTTTTTGACACACCACTGTAAAAAAGAGGTTTCTCCCTGTCCACAGCTTAGTGGCTGAAGAATTTCAGAGAAGACAAAGTGTGTGACCAGATGCCTTAATATGATAAACCAGACAGCTTATTAGTTTGTCTGTAAACAGGGAGAATGGGCTATACTCCAACAGCCTGAATTCCACCTAAGTTCCTACTCAATTAGTCTTTGAAGTGCAACTCAGTAAACCTAAGTAGGGCATTGAACAGGGAAATGCTTAGAGCCAATTAGTCAGAAGCACTAAGCTTAGGTGGAATTTCAACTTTCTGATTGTGCCTCTGCTTCATGTGTATGAATTCTGAGTGTCCTTCtcccagcagtggctctgtggcAGTACACACTGCAcccaaccagcctgctccttcaCATACACCACAGACAAaccattaaaattttatttttagagcaCTAAAAAAAGCACTAAAACTTTTTAGATGTGTCACTTTAATCAATAAAATGTCAGCATGCAGATAAAATGTTGGCAGCTTGTGCTTTATGATTGTTTCAGGAATGCAGAGAACTCTTCACCCTATCAGCTGATTTTGCCAAATACAAGTTcttgtgcacacacacagggataaTAAGGATTCAGGAGCatataaacaaaaattaaaccGTGCAAAACAgctttcccagagaaaagcaatGAATGACTATAAACCAAATGGAATACAAGAACACATTTTGTCTATTAATCAACATCTGCTCTATCAACTCTCGTGTCTGAGCCCCTGCAGAGAGCTCTTTATGCCTAccaagggaagggaaaaacagCTCACCTTGCCAGAAGGACAGGAAGATGACAGATTTCACCATGAAGAACTTGAGGACTGGGCTGTAGGGACTGAGCAGCTCACGTGTGGCGAAGTAGAAAAGGAAGAGGGCATACAGTGCCAGGCTGACAGAGATGTTGTAGATGATCGTCACATAGAGGTAGCCACTGGTTACACTGAAAAGAGAAGATATATATGAATGCCTGAAACTTCAGCATGTTTTCCCCTTGCCACTGTGAATGGAAAGTTCCAAGAgtccatttccttcctgcctccGTCCCATTTCCACCCCCAAACCAAGGGAGAAGAAACATGAAGCTAAAAGAGGGTTACCTCTGCCTTCTTTTCTCATGCACGTCAACCTATGTACTCCCATCTtttcccagcacacacagagacaataagcagagccaggcagagaaAGGGCGGCCAAATCTTGCAtgctaaataaataaacttaCTCAAAGTCACCATCCTTGTACTTGCCGAAGGCCTGAAGGATGACTGTGCTGATGGCCATGAGGGGCTTCACCACACAGAACTGCAGGGTAGCCTACAGGAATGAGAGGGGAGCAATGAGAAGGCAGGTGGTGCAAGAGGACAAGCTGCCAACAGCATCGCAAATGGAGTATCCACTGGGACCACTCAGCAAGGCAGCGCAATGCAGCCCCAACAAGATGTCTGACCCTGCCACTTGCTAATTGATTGTGTTTGAGGACTGCAGCACCCAAGAGGAGATGAAGGAGTTTCAGAAGATGTACATGTGCTATCTACTTGTCcagaacaggaagaaaaaccTCTCTGTAGTTGTTCCTAGAAGCTGTCAGCCCCACTCTTCCAGGGCTGCTTTtcacaggctgtgctgcagcacatttATGCACTGTAACAgtacaaaaagcaaaaaatctcACACTGTGCTATGGCACAGACACAGTAAGTTTAAAAGAAACATACTGGGGAAGGAAAGCAAACTCCAGTCCATAGCTGTCACAAAGTTAGGCAAGAAAGTCCCCTGGATCAGAGGGGAACCCCGCTATTTGAGGAGGAACTTTTGACAACTGCCACAATATTCAGGCGTTTTGTAAACACAGCTATGTGTGTTGCCACACACAAGTTAAGAGCTATTCTGTTCTCATCCACATGACCTTTACTGAATCTCCCCAAAGATTCCATGGCACTTGGGACCAGCTCTATCCGTTCTGCCCATATAAACTACTGCTCCTATTGGGACTGAGTGTTCTCTCAAAGCCACCGCATTCCTCAACTTTCTGCAGATGTTGAACTTCAAAGtcctaaaaaaaggaaagacttATGGCCCTAAAAATGTCTCCCTGAAGAGATGTGACCTGTGTCTCCCTGAAGGAGGCTACAAGAGCCTGGGTAGGTGCTGACCTGTGTGCATGTGGGGAGGGCTATGTATGGAAAGAAGGTAAAACCAAACAGTAATAATTGCTTTGGATACGATGCAATTTGTTAGTGGTCATAAGACTTCAAGGAGATTAAAAACCCCAGCACATGCCAGTTAGTGAGTCACTTTAAATATGTGAACTGGAAAAGGTCAAGTTAATTGGTAAACAACTCCATCCTCTGAGCTTCCTCTCCTTCTGATCTGGGGACATTTTAACCATTTCCCTGCAATCCAAATCACCACGTACTATTTTTAGCTGCTTCCCTAGAAGAAGCTACAGCATATGGGAAGCACATGGATGGTGTGTGACCCATGTGTGAGGGTCACCAGACAGAGGCCCAGCAAAGAATCTTGATCAAGACATCTTTAAAGAAACAAGCTTTTTGTATTTCACACCACAGACACCAGCACACCACCTCACAGCTGGAGGTCCACAGGCAACACAGGCAGACTGACTGACCCACAACAGGCACCTGCCTGAGAAAAACTGAGACGGGACAGTGTGAAGGtggtaagaaaaaatatttataacacACAGATTCCTTCAGGATGAAAGGGAccagaaagagcagaaaatggGCAGGTAGTGATGGGAGGCAAAAGAAGTGCTGGAGATACTGAGAACAGGGCTAAAAAGGGTAAGGTGTTCCtttcagcacatttctcttCCAGATCATCACCATGGTGGATGCTGCAGGGGTCAGCACTGACATTTGTTCGGCTGCCCTTTCATACCAGCCTTCCTAGGAATCTACCTTGAAAGGTCTTCCCCACAAATCCTGAAAGTCTAGAAGTACCAGAAAGTGAACCTTGGCATCAATAATTTCTCACCAAGACAATATTTAAGTTCAAGCCAAGAAGGATGGAAGTATTTAAGCATCTCTTTTCAATACACCTCCCTCACAGCCTCCACAGCAGACTTAGCAGTTAGCAAAGGGCAGGCATGAGTAGAAAAATTGCTGCCAGATaccagcaaaaggaaagcaaagtaTCTACCAAAGACAGAGTTACCAaaagagctgggatttggggaggcCAGCAGAAAAACCACACCTTCCCCACACCCCAAGGTGTGCTTCTAGTCTTCACTGTTGCGAACAAACTTTCCAAACACAGACATGTGCAACCCAGGTAGTGACTGCAAGAGGCTGTGGGACATGAGAAGCAAGAAGTCAAAGGGAAATTATTTCACCAGCATTCATTCACTTTCATGGGTGCTTCATCTGCTTACAATATAtttaaaaggtaaaaattaACATTAGGAGCAATAAGAACAGGTAATGCAGTGAATCAAGCAAAGGGTGTCCAGATGAAACACGTGAGAAACAGCTGAAGGAACATACTGGGTTCAGACtagaaaagaaatgaagaagcaagaaaacagaaaagctgtAAGGACAAAACATGGGGCAGGGACAAATAGAGCACATAAGCAAAAGCTGCAGTCCTTTGAAAATGGCCACTTGTGCAGACCATGAGGCTGCACTGTACTTTTGATGTTCCTGCATATTGCTAAAACACAGAAGATGGGCCATGTTGTTCAGGAGAAGCCAGGGCAGCTATCTAGACCTGCTGACTGAAATTACAATGACCTGAGCCCTTTCAAAGAACCAGACCTGCTTCACACTGCCTCCTACTGTGTTCATTTCAGCAGGTGAGCAAAGCCTTGAAATTCACCTGCTGTTTCATGTCAGCCAGAGGTGACTGACCTGCAATAAGCAGACAAGGGCTGTATAGAGGTTTGGGCCTCCCCCACTGACCTGCCCTCCACATACCCAGTtcagcacagacagacacacatgGTGAGCAATACTTGGTTCCTCCTACAAACCAATGTGTCATGCTCAACCTCCACCCCTCCTCAGCTCCAAACcacaacagcagcactgggaattcAGGAGGCTGTTACACAACTGTGGGGTGTCTGCGACACAACACAGACATCAATTTCTTGGAGCTGGGACCTCTGTAATCCAGAAATTAAGAGAGTTTCCTCCTAGGATTAACATAAGTTCCAGGAGATAACTTGTGTCTTAAACTAAGGCCTTCCTGATGTGGGGTTGAGtagaaaatgttaaaatcaTTCTtaacatatttaaataattcttaACACCAAACCAACCCTGCAACATCTCCTCTTTTCAGCAGTCTTCAGGCCTCTCAAAATGCAATTAGAGCCCCGATCAAAGATCTCACAAATTCAGCAGCAAAAGGCACCATTGCCACCCCCACAGCCTTAATTTCTGCAGAATGTCCCAGCCCATACCTGTTTGCAGAATCTCAGGAATCCAATTGAGTATGTCTTTCCCCATAGGCAGCAAGTCCCGTACACACAGCTGGACCTGAAAGAAACAACACAAGATGACAGAGTTCACAAGCAAGATTTGGGCAAGAGGGCAAGATTCCTACCCTCTTTATCCACCCCCTGCAGCCAAGTTGCAGGACTGGTGCTTTCTCCAACAATGACTGCAGTTATGGCCATACTCTCTTCTAGAGACGTGTCTAAAACAACATCCTGACTAtacactgcattttttttttcctgtcactgaACAGAATGGGGAGAAATATAGATCCTAGAGGAGACACACACAATCAACTGAAGACAGAAAAGATTTAAAGGAAGAGAAGGgagtaagaaaataaacaaaggaCAGGCAGGTGTCCAGAAAAATTGTGAATCAGTCCAGCTTGCCTAAGAGAATGTGATCAGCCTGATCTGTCTCAGAGCAAGGTAAATCATCATCATCCACGCTGCCCAGTTCCAGCAGACATTTGCCAC encodes:
- the TMEM184B gene encoding transmembrane protein 184B isoform X1; this encodes MIMMTDVTAAPRLGSTATTPAVAPNFSWMPEDGSPTAVEQPIFLMTTAAQAISGFFVWTALLITCHQIYMHLRCYSCPNEQRYIVRILFIVPIYAFDSWLSLLFFTNDQYYVYFGTVRDCYEAFVIYNFLSLCYEYLGGESSIMSEIRGKPIESSCVYGTCCLWGKTYSIGFLRFCKQATLQFCVVKPLMAISTVILQAFGKYKDGDFDVTSGYLYVTIIYNISVSLALYALFLFYFATRELLSPYSPVLKFFMVKSVIFLSFWQGMLLAILEKCGAIPKIHSADVSVGEGTVAAGYQDFIICVEMFFAAIALRHAFTYKVYVDKRIDAQAVPSYGPYGRCAPMKSISSSLKETMNPHDIVQDAIHNFSPAYQQYTQQSTLEHGPPWRNGSHVISRSHSCSGARDNEKTLLLSSDDEF
- the TMEM184B gene encoding transmembrane protein 184B isoform X2, giving the protein MIMMTDVTAAPRLGSTATTPAVAPNFSWMPEDGSPTAVEQPIFLMTTAAQAISGFFVWTALLITCHQIYMHLRCYSCPNEQRYIVRILFIVPIYAFDSWLSLLFFTNDQYYVYFGTVRDCYEAFVIYNFLSLCYEYLGGESSIMSEIRGKPIESSCVYGTCCLWGKTYSIGFLRFCKQATLQFCVVKPLMAISTVILQAFGKYKDGDFDVTSGYLYVTIIYNISVSLALYALFLFYFATRELLSPYSPVLKFFMVKSVIFLSFWQGMLLAILEKCGAIPKIHSADVSVGEGTVAAGYQDFIICVEMFFAAIALRHAFTYKVYVDKRIDAQGRCAPMKSISSSLKETMNPHDIVQDAIHNFSPAYQQYTQQSTLEHGPPWRNGSHVISRSHSCSGARDNEKTLLLSSDDEF